A segment of the Synechococcus sp. CBW1002 genome:
GAGAAGCCGATCGCCTGCACCGGTAACCGCCACAGGGGCCAGGCGGGCTCGTCAGGGCCTTGACGGGCCCAACCCTCCAGCACCGCCTCCAGCACCTTCTCGGCAAAGAGGGCATCGGTGCCCAGAGGCAAATGGGGGCCGTGCTGCTCGATCGCACCGAAGGGCCAGACCACGGTGCTGCCGGGTCGGGATGCCGCTGCCTGCAGGGCCGGCCAGCTCAGTCGCTCCAGGCGTCGCTCCATGGGATAGAGGCAGGGTGCCTACAGTGTGTTGCTCTCGCAAGCACTGTGGACATGGCCGGAACCGGCAGCCCCTCGCCGCGCACGCCCTCCCAGCGCCCCGTTCCGCCGGGAGCGTCCAGGCCCCAGGCAGGCGCACCAGTGCGCAAGCTGCCCCAGGTGTTGATGCTCAAGAAGGAGGAGCAAGCCGCCCCGGACGCTGTTGCGCAGGACGCTGCTGCTCCACTGGCGCCGCCGGTCCGGAACGACGCCACCACGGCCCAGCCTCAGGCGGCCCCAACGCAGCAGCGGCCCGCCCGCAGCGACGATGACCTGTTCGGCATGGGAGAGCTCGAGGGGCTCACCATGGCCGATCTGCTGGGGCCCGACTCCAGCCAGCGCCGCCGCCCGAGCGGCGGGTCCGGGTCTGCCCGCTCCATCGGCCAGGGACGACCCGGTTCCGATGCCAGTGGTGATCGGCCCACTCAGCCCAGCCGCACGGTTGACGACTTCGACTTCGACGAGGAGGCCTTCCTCGCGGCCCTCGACGAGAACGAGCCGGTCGGGACGACCGGTGAAGTGGTGCGTGGCGTGGTCATCGCTCTGGAGAGCGATGGGGTGTATGTGGACATTGGCGGCAAGGCGCCGGGCTTCATGCCGAAGAACGAATGCGGCCTCGGGGTGATCACCAACCTCAAGGAACGCTTCCCCAAGGGGGCTGAGGTCGAAGTGCTGGTCACCCGCGAGCAGAATGCCGACGGCATGGTGACCGTGAGTGCCCGCGCCCTCGCCCTGCGCCAGAGCTGGGACAAGGTGCGCCAGCTGGAGAAGGATGGCCAGGTGGTGCAGGTGAAGGTGAACGGCTTCAACCGTGGTGGCGTCACCTGCGACCTGGAGGGCCTGCGGGGCTTCATTCCCCGGTCCCAGCTCAACGAAGGCGAGAACCACGAGGCCCTGGTGGGCAAGACCATCGGCGCCGCGTTCCTGGAGGTCAACCCCGAGACCCGCAAGCTGGTGCTTTCCGAGAAGAAGGCCGCTTCCGCCGCGAGGTTCGCCGCCCTGGAGATCGGCCAGCTGGTGGAGGGTCAGGTCGTGGCGGTGAAGCCCTATGGCCTGTTTGTCGACCTCGGTGGCGTCAGCGGCCTGCTGCACCACTCCTCCATCACCGGTGGCCAGATGCGCGACCTGCGCGAGGTGTTCGATCAGGGCGACCGGGTGAAGGCCCTGATCACAGACCTGGATCCGGGCCGCGGACGGATCGCCCTGAACACCGCCCTGCTGGAGGGCCAGCCCGGTGAGCTGTTGATTGAAAAGGACAAAGTGATGGCCGAGGCCACCGACCGCGCCAATCGGGCGCGATCCGTGCTGCGCCAGCAGGAGCAGAACGCCGGATGAGCGGATCGACCGCCTCTGCCCAGCCCGCGGCACCGATCGAGACCGCCCGATCCGCCCCGGACTGGGAGCTCGACTTTTATTCCCGCCCGATCCTCGAAGCCGACGGCAAGAAACGCTGGGAGCTGCTGATCTGTGCCACGCCTGAAGCGACCGACACCGGTCTGCCCTTCCGCTGGCATCGCACCTGTCCGTCCAACAGCGTGAACTCGATCTGGCTGAAACAGGCCATCGAAGAGGCTCTGGCCGAGGCCACCGACCAAGGTCTGGATCCACCCCGTCGGCTGCGCTGCTGGCGAGCCTCGATGCGCACGATGGTGCAGCGGGCTGCTGAGGGCCTGGGGGTGGAACTGGTGCCGAGCCGCCGCTGTTACGCCCTGGTGGAGTGGCTGCAGGAGCGTCAGGCCATCGTGTATCCCGCCGAGGAGGGCTACATGGCTGGCCCCCTGGCACCCCCGCCGGTACCGATCCAGCCGGTGGCCATTCCCCTGCCGGAAGCGGCCCGCGGCGACAGCTGGAGCTGGGCCAGCCTGCCGGCAGCAGCCATCGCTGAGGCTGCGGGCTGGGACATCGACTTCGCCGGGCTGATCCGCCGCCCCGACAACCTGGCTGACGAAACCCCGATTCCCGGTGTGCGTCTGTTCAGCCGCCACCGCTCCCTGGCCCTGGCCGCCTGGTTCGCCGGGCTGGAGCCGGTCAGACTGGAGATCAGCGGCGATCAGCTGGTGCTGGAGGCGGGCCTCGAGGATCGCTGGTTGCTGGCCCGGCTGCCAGCCGAGGAAGCCAGGGCGTCTGCCGCCGCTTTCGCCGCCGCCCGTGCACAAGCGGGGGGGCTGCAGTTCCTGGCCGTTCAGAGCAGCGAGACCGAACCGCGCTTTCAGGGCTTCTGGCTGCTGCGGGATCTGCCGGACGCCTGAGGCGTCGCTTCGCCATGGCCGAACACGTTCCGCCCCCGTTTCAGCGCCCCGATGCGGGCTTCAACGACCTGGCCGGCTGGACCTGGGTGGGCTGTTACGGCGGCTACTACCTGCAGGCCGATCTGCTCGACGGCTTTGAGCACGGCTTCTTCACCCGGCAGTGGCAGGGCCGCGGCCCCGAGGTTCTGGCCGGCTATCTGAGCGCCGGTGTCAGCATCCATCGGACCCGCCAGGTGCATGGGGCGGAGGTGGTCGCCGCCTCCGCGGCGAGGACGGATCCCTGGCCGGATGCCGATGGCCTCTGCAGCGATGCGGGTGGCCAGAGCCTCTGGGTCTGCGGCGCCGATTGCACACCGGTGTTGCTGGCCGATCCAGGCAGCGGCCGGACCGCGGCCTGCCATGCCGGCTGGCGCGGGGTGGCGGGCCGGATCGTGCCAGCGGCGATCGAGGCCCTGGAGCGCAACGGCAGCCGCCGCCAGGACCTGCGGGCGGCCCTCGGACCGGCCATCAGTGGGCCCCGGTATCAGGTGGACCATGCCGTGGTCACGGCGGTGGCCCGCAGCCTAGAGCCTTCACCAGGGTTGGCGGACGCCAGCCTGATCGAGAGCCTGCGGCACTCCGGCGCCCTGCTGGAGGATCCCGAGCCAGGGCGCCATCGACTCGACATCCGCGCTGCCACGGTGCAGCAACTCGAGCGGGCCGGGATCGCCAGGGAGCGAATCGCGGTCTGCCCGCTCTGCACCGCCAGCGAAGTGGATCTGCTCCATTCCTGGCGCCGCGATCAGGTGAAGGCGGTGCAGTGGAGCGGCATCGTGGCGCAGGGCTGAGGATCAGTCGCTGTCCGGCGGACCCGACAACCGGGAGAGGGCCACCGCCTCGGCCACCTGAATGCCGTCGATCGCGGCCGAGAGGATGCCGCCCGCATAGCCCGCCCCTTCCCCGGCCGGATAGAGCCCCGGCGTGTTGAGGCTCTCGCGGCTGAGCGGATCACGGGGAATGCGCAGCGGCGAGGACGTGCGGGTCTCGACGCCCGTGAGCAGGGCGCCGGCCATCGTGTAGCCGGGCAGGCGCCGCTCAAAGGCGGGCAGCGCCTCCCGCAAGGCATCCAGCACCACCGGCGGCAGACAGGACTCGAGCGATCCGAGCCGCACGCCGGGCAGATAGGACGCCGCCACCGACGGCGGGGAGGCGCTGGGATCGCCAGGCCCCGTCTGCTGCGGCGCCGCCTGGCTGGTCTGTCCCGCCAGGAAATCCCCGACCCACTGGGCCGGCGCCCGGTAGTCGCCGCCACCGGCCCTGAAGGCCCGCTCCTCCCAGTGACGCTGGAAGGCCACCCCGGCCAGGGGATCGTCGGGGCTTGTGCCATAGGGAGCCAGATCCGCCGGCTCCACGGTCACCACCAGGCCGCTGTTGGCATTGCGCTCATTGCGGGAATGCTGGCTCATGCCATTGGTCACCACGCACCCCGGTTCGGAGGTGGCCCCCACCACCAGCCCCCCCGGACACATGCAGAAGCTGTAGACGCTGCGGCCCGTGGTGGTGGGCCCGGCGCAGTGATGCACCAGCTTGTACTCCGCCGGCCCCAGCCGAGGATGGCCGGCAGCCTCCCCCCAGCGAGCCCGATCGATCAGGGGCTGGGGATGTTCGATCCGCAGGCCGATCGCGAAGGGCTTGGGGGCCATCACCACCCCCTGCCGATGCAGGGCGGCGAAGGTGTCGCGGGCGCTGTGGCCCAGAGCCAGCACCACCTGATCGGCGGCGATCGTCTCGCCACCGGCCAGCCGCACCCCCCGCACCCGCCGATCGGCCCCCTCCAGCAGCAGCTCCTCCACCCGCGCCTCGAAGCGCACCTCACCGCCCAGCGCTTCGATCCGGGCCCGCAGGCCGCGCACCACCGTGGCCAGCTTGAAGGTGCCGATGTGGGGGTGGTGCAGGGTGAGGATCTCGGGGTTGGCGCCGGCGGCCACCAGCTCCTCGAGCACCTTGCGCACATAGGCCTGCGGTTCACTCACCTGGCTGTAGAGCTTGCCGTCGGAAAAGGTGCCGGCTCCGCCTTCGCCGAACTGGGCATTCGACTCCGGATCGAAGGGACGCTGCCCCCGCCAGAAGCCGAAGGTGTCGGCCGTGCGCTGCTTCACCGGCCGACCGCGCTCGAGCAGCAGCGGCCGCAGACCCATCTGGGCCAGCAGCAGAGCCGCGAAGTAGCCGCAGGGACCGGCTCCCACCACCAGCGGGCGCCGGCCCAGTGCCGATGCCTCAGGAGCCGCCGCGCCGGAGTCTGATCGCTCCGCCCGCAGCGGCTCCAGCGGGAAGCGATAGGTGGTGTCAGGGGTGGGGCGCAGATGGGGATCGCCACAAAACCGCTGCAGCAGCCGTTGTTCGGCCCGCGCATCCAGGTCCAGGACCAGATCCAGGCTGTAGACCAGCGCAATCGCGGCGCGGCGCCGGGCATCGACACTGCGCTTCACCAGTCGGTGCTGCAGCAGCTGCCCGGGCGGAATCCGCAGGCGCCGGCAGATCGCGAGCTGCAGATCGGCCTCACTGTGATCCAGCGGCAGCTTCAGCTCACTCAGGCGCAGCACGGCTGGAGATTCACGGGCCTGCCCTCTTGTAGGCCAGCGCAGGGTCGCTGTTGCAATGCAGCAGCAGCAGCAGCAGCACACCTCAATCAATGCAAGGGTGGAAGGGCTGATCGAGCCCAACGGCTACGGATTCCGCCATGGGTCTCACCCACTGCCCCCTCTGCGTTGCCCTGGCGGTGCTTTCAGCCCTCCGGGGCGGCGCTCATGCCCTGTTGGTCTGGAGACTCTGGATCGCGGCGCCCCATCCCCAGCCTCCTCTGCGGCTGCAACGGGTCTAGGGTCCGGCCCTTCGCCGCGCCCCAACCCGATGACCCTGCATGCCACCTATTTCGGCGCCAACGGCTGGCTGCTGGAGTTCGAGGGGCTGCGGGTGCTGGTCGATCCCTGGCTCACCGGCCCCCTGCGCTTTCCCCCCGGCGACTGGTTCTTCCGCGGCGAACTGCCCCACCCCTGGCCCGTGCCGGAGGGTCTGGATCTGCTCCTGCTCACCCAGGGCCTCCCCGACCACTGCCATCCGGCCTCCCTGTCGCTGCTGGATCGCCAGCTGCCGGTGGTGGGCTCCAGCAGTGCCGCCGCCAGGGCCCGGGCCCTGGGTTTCACGCGGGTGACGGCCGTCAGCCCGGGTCAGGAGCACAGCCATGGCCCCCTGCAGATCCAGGCCACGGCCGGGGCACCGGTGCCCCAGGTGGAGAACGGCTACCGCCTGGTGCATCCCGCCGGGTCCATCTACCTGGAGCCCCACGGCTTTCTGGCCACGGATCCCGCCACGGCGCCCCGGGGCCCGGTGGATGTGGCGATCACACCGGTGGTGGATCTGGGCCTCCCCCTGGCCGGAGCCTTCGTGAAGGGCGCCCAGGTGCTGCCCCAGCTGCTGGAGCGGCTGCAACCGGCGTGGTGCTGGCCAGCACCGCCGGCGGCGACGTGCGCTTCCAGGGCTGGCTCAGCCAGATCCTCTGGCAGAAAGGCTCCACCGAGCAGGCCGCCGCCGTCGTAGGCGCCGCGACGGTGAGCGCCACGACCGCGAGCGGAGGGAGCTCGAGCGGCTCCATGGGCGAGACCGGCCCAGAGCGTTGCCGGCTCATTGATCCCGTGCCCGGCGAACGGTATGTGCTGTCGGGCTGCGCAACCACAACGCCGGTCTGAGGGTTCAAGCCGTGCCAACCTCCGGCTGGTGGAGCGACCCCCTGGTGGCCAAGCTGGCCACGGCGCTGCTGGGCGTCGGCGCATTGATCCTGTTGGTGCGGCTCACCCAGGGCTCCCTGATCCGCCGGCTCGACGACCGGGACAGCCGCTACTACGGCCGCAAGCTTGTGAGCCTGAGCGGCTACGCCGTGGGCATCGTCTTTCTGTCCCTGGTCTTCAAGGACCGACTGGGGGGCTCACGGTGGCGATCGGTGTGGCCAGCGCCGGCATTGCCTTCGCGCTGCAGGAAGTGATCGGCAGCGTGGCCGGCTGGATCGCCATCTCCTTCGGTGGCTTCTACAAACCGGGGGATCGGGTGCAGCTGGGCGGCATCAAAGGCGATGTGATCGACATCGGGATCCTGCGCACCACTTTGATGGAACTGGGGGAATGGGTGGCCTCCGACCTCTACACCGGCCGGATCGTGCGGATCGCCAACAGCTTCGTATTCAAGGCACCCGTGTTCAACTATTCCGGCGACTTTCCCTTCCTCTGGGATGAGATCCGCCTGCCCGTGAAATACGGCAGCGATCACAACGAAGCCCGCCACCTGCTCGAGCAGGTGGGTGCCGAAGTGGCCGGCGACGCTATCACCACCTCAGCCCGGGTCGCCTGGAGCGTGATGGTGCACAAATACCTGCTGGAGAACGCCACCCTCGAACCCCAGGTGACCCTGGTGCTGACCGACAACTGGATGGAATTCACGCTCCGCTATCTGGTCGACGTGAAACGCCGCCGTTCCACCAAGGACCACCTCTACACCCAGCTGCTGGATGCGGTGAACCGGCCGGGCAGCCGCGTGCAGCTCGCCTCCACCACCGTGCAGCTGGTGGACGCACCGCCCCTGGACATCCGCATCAGCCAGCCCCAGGCTGGTCAGCGCCCGGAGGGTGCTGCCGCAGCCAGCGAATCACGGCCTGGCGCAGATCTCCGGCCGGAGCAATCACGTCCACCCCGGCGGCCCCCTGGCGCAGAAAGCCCAGATTCACCTCCTGGCCGGTGAGCAGGAAATCGGGCAGCACAACCCTGTAACGCCGGCCTGGCTCGAGCGGCTCGCCATCGAGCCGCCAGCGGCCATCGGTCCCCAACGCGGCGCCATCCACCTGCAGATAGCCGCCGCTGCCACGGTTGGCCATCCCCACCTCCAGCACCCGCTGCAGCAGCGCCCCCTCGAGGTCGACGCTGCTCAGACCACCGCCGAAGGGCAGTGCCCGGATCACCTCCATCTCCCGGATCGGGCCAGGGGGCAGCACGTCATCGAGGCGGATCGCGCCGGCATTGAGAATCGCCGCCGCACTGGCGGGATCGGCGGCGCGCATGGCAGCCGTGATCAGGCGGGTGAGGGTGGTGGAGCCGGAACGCACCGGGGCGTCGCGGCCATCGAGCAACACGCCGCTGATGCCGATCACCCGTTCGGGCTCCAGCCCCTGGCGGCGGAAGGCCGCCTCAGTCTTCTGAAGCCAGTGATCGGCCTGCCGCGCCACGACCGGATCGCTTGGCCACCGCCCATCAACCGGCAGCAGACTGGACTGGATCTCCAGACAGCGGCTGACCGTGTCGTAGGCCAGGGTGTGGAGCCACACCGTGCGGGCATTGGCATCCGCCTTGGCGATCGGCACTCCGGCTGGCCGGCATCCCGGAGGCGAAGGTGCCCGGGCAGCGGTGGCGGTCCCACCAGCGGCGGTCAGCTCAGGGGCCGAACCCTGAACAGCAGGATTGCGGAAGCGCAGCTGCAGCAGATTCTCGTGCTCATGGCCGCCGAGGATCAGATCGATCAGCGCCGCCGAGCTGGCCAGCTGCTGATCCTGGGCCAGGGCCTGGTGGGTGAGAGCCACGACAACGTCGGCCCCGTGCTGCCGCAGGCGCTGGGCCTGGGCGATGGCGCTGGCGACGGCATCGCTGTAGCGCACGTAGACCGCCGGGTTGCTGGGCAGGGTCACCCCCAGCAACCCGAGGCGCAGGGATGCGCCACCGGACCCACGCAGCTCGATCAGCCGTTGACGCACCACTGAAGGGAAGGGGCGACCAGCCGTGTCGTTGACATTGCTCGAGATCCAGCCGAAACGAGCCTCCCGCAGTCGGTCACGAAAAGGCCCCTCAGCCAGGTCGAATTCGTGGTTGCCGAAGGTGGCCTGATCCAGCCCGATCGCGTTCAACACCGCCACCATCTGGCGACCATCAAGGCGGCGACCCTCCACCACCGCAGTGCCCACGGCCGAGGGACTGAGGAAATCGCCCGCCATCAGCACCAGGGTGCGGGGATTGCGGGCCCGCAACTGCCGCACCAACCCTGCCACCTGGGCCAGGTCGCCGCCGCCACCGGGAATCGGCGTGATCTCGTAGACGTCGTTGAGCTGCACCAGCTGCAGCTCGATCCGCTCGGCCCGCGCCATCGCTGGAACGAACACCGCCAGCAGCAGGGCCCCGGCCGCCAGCAGCCCTCCAATGGCCTGCAGGCCCGCAGTGGATCGCCAGGGGGGAGACAGGCGGATCTGGCGGGCACCCAGCGGCGGGTTGGTCACCATGAGCAATCGGAAGGAGCTGATGGCATGCCTGGATCAGGACAGTGCCACTGCAGGCGGTCCAGCTGCAGTCGGAGCACCTGCAGGCGGTGCCCCTGCAGCAGCCTCCTCCAACTGGCGTTCCATCTCCGCCACCCGGATGCGGGTGGCGATCACGGCATCGGGATTGAGGCTGATCGAATCAATGCCCTCGGCCACCAGGAACCGGGCGAATTCGGGGTAATCGCTCGGGGCCTGACCGCAGATGCCGATCTTGCGGCCGCAGCGCCGGGCGGTCTGGATCGCCAGGCGGATCATCGCCATCACGGCGGGATGGCGCTCGTCGAACAGATCGGCCACCAGGGCGGAATCGCGATCCAGGCCCAGGGTGAGCTGGGTGAGGTCGTTGGAGCCGATCGAGAAGCCATCAAACCGCTCGGCGAAGGCCTCGGCGGCGATCACATTGCTGGGCAGTTCGCACATCACATACACCTGCAGGCCCGCCTCGCCGCGCACCAGGCCCGACCGGGCCATTTCCGCCAGCACCCGATCCCCCTCCTCCGGTGTGCGGCAGAAGGGGATCATCGGAATCACGTTGGTGAGGCCCATCCCCTCGCGCACCGCCTTGAGGGCCGTGCACTCCAGGGCAAAGGCCTCACGGAACACGGGGCTGCAGTAGCGGGAGGCGCCGCGCCAGCCCAGCATCGGGTTCTCCTCCACGGGCTCGAAGGCCGCGCCCCCCAGCAGACGCGCGTATTCATTGCTCTTGAAATCGGAGAAGCGCAGGATCACCGGCCTCGGGAAGAAGGCGGCCGCGATCCGCCCCATGCCCTGGGCCAGCAGATCGACGTAGTAGTCGGCCGGATGGGCGTAGCCGCGCGTCAGCCGGCCAAT
Coding sequences within it:
- a CDS encoding S1 RNA-binding domain-containing protein → MAGTGSPSPRTPSQRPVPPGASRPQAGAPVRKLPQVLMLKKEEQAAPDAVAQDAAAPLAPPVRNDATTAQPQAAPTQQRPARSDDDLFGMGELEGLTMADLLGPDSSQRRRPSGGSGSARSIGQGRPGSDASGDRPTQPSRTVDDFDFDEEAFLAALDENEPVGTTGEVVRGVVIALESDGVYVDIGGKAPGFMPKNECGLGVITNLKERFPKGAEVEVLVTREQNADGMVTVSARALALRQSWDKVRQLEKDGQVVQVKVNGFNRGGVTCDLEGLRGFIPRSQLNEGENHEALVGKTIGAAFLEVNPETRKLVLSEKKAASAARFAALEIGQLVEGQVVAVKPYGLFVDLGGVSGLLHHSSITGGQMRDLREVFDQGDRVKALITDLDPGRGRIALNTALLEGQPGELLIEKDKVMAEATDRANRARSVLRQQEQNAG
- a CDS encoding Tab2/Atab2 family RNA-binding protein; the protein is MSGSTASAQPAAPIETARSAPDWELDFYSRPILEADGKKRWELLICATPEATDTGLPFRWHRTCPSNSVNSIWLKQAIEEALAEATDQGLDPPRRLRCWRASMRTMVQRAAEGLGVELVPSRRCYALVEWLQERQAIVYPAEEGYMAGPLAPPPVPIQPVAIPLPEAARGDSWSWASLPAAAIAEAAGWDIDFAGLIRRPDNLADETPIPGVRLFSRHRSLALAAWFAGLEPVRLEISGDQLVLEAGLEDRWLLARLPAEEARASAAAFAAARAQAGGLQFLAVQSSETEPRFQGFWLLRDLPDA
- the pgeF gene encoding peptidoglycan editing factor PgeF: MAEHVPPPFQRPDAGFNDLAGWTWVGCYGGYYLQADLLDGFEHGFFTRQWQGRGPEVLAGYLSAGVSIHRTRQVHGAEVVAASAARTDPWPDADGLCSDAGGQSLWVCGADCTPVLLADPGSGRTAACHAGWRGVAGRIVPAAIEALERNGSRRQDLRAALGPAISGPRYQVDHAVVTAVARSLEPSPGLADASLIESLRHSGALLEDPEPGRHRLDIRAATVQQLERAGIARERIAVCPLCTASEVDLLHSWRRDQVKAVQWSGIVAQG
- a CDS encoding NAD(P)/FAD-dependent oxidoreductase; translation: MLRLSELKLPLDHSEADLQLAICRRLRIPPGQLLQHRLVKRSVDARRRAAIALVYSLDLVLDLDARAEQRLLQRFCGDPHLRPTPDTTYRFPLEPLRAERSDSGAAAPEASALGRRPLVVGAGPCGYFAALLLAQMGLRPLLLERGRPVKQRTADTFGFWRGQRPFDPESNAQFGEGGAGTFSDGKLYSQVSEPQAYVRKVLEELVAAGANPEILTLHHPHIGTFKLATVVRGLRARIEALGGEVRFEARVEELLLEGADRRVRGVRLAGGETIAADQVVLALGHSARDTFAALHRQGVVMAPKPFAIGLRIEHPQPLIDRARWGEAAGHPRLGPAEYKLVHHCAGPTTTGRSVYSFCMCPGGLVVGATSEPGCVVTNGMSQHSRNERNANSGLVVTVEPADLAPYGTSPDDPLAGVAFQRHWEERAFRAGGGDYRAPAQWVGDFLAGQTSQAAPQQTGPGDPSASPPSVAASYLPGVRLGSLESCLPPVVLDALREALPAFERRLPGYTMAGALLTGVETRTSSPLRIPRDPLSRESLNTPGLYPAGEGAGYAGGILSAAIDGIQVAEAVALSRLSGPPDSD
- a CDS encoding bifunctional UDP-sugar hydrolase/5'-nucleotidase, which gives rise to MVTNPPLGARQIRLSPPWRSTAGLQAIGGLLAAGALLLAVFVPAMARAERIELQLVQLNDVYEITPIPGGGGDLAQVAGLVRQLRARNPRTLVLMAGDFLSPSAVGTAVVEGRRLDGRQMVAVLNAIGLDQATFGNHEFDLAEGPFRDRLREARFGWISSNVNDTAGRPFPSVVRQRLIELRGSGGASLRLGLLGVTLPSNPAVYVRYSDAVASAIAQAQRLRQHGADVVVALTHQALAQDQQLASSAALIDLILGGHEHENLLQLRFRNPAVQGSAPELTAAGGTATAARAPSPPGCRPAGVPIAKADANARTVWLHTLAYDTVSRCLEIQSSLLPVDGRWPSDPVVARQADHWLQKTEAAFRRQGLEPERVIGISGVLLDGRDAPVRSGSTTLTRLITAAMRAADPASAAAILNAGAIRLDDVLPPGPIREMEVIRALPFGGGLSSVDLEGALLQRVLEVGMANRGSGGYLQVDGAALGTDGRWRLDGEPLEPGRRYRVVLPDFLLTGQEVNLGFLRQGAAGVDVIAPAGDLRQAVIRWLRQHPPGADQPGAG